One genomic window of Chanos chanos chromosome 13, fChaCha1.1, whole genome shotgun sequence includes the following:
- the hapstr1a gene encoding HUWE1-associated protein modifying stress responses 1, whose product MEDKKEEGEAEIQEHGPEHWFSKWERQCLAEAEQGELNEEETDQNQEKLWHLFQNSATAVAQLYKDRVCHQQGLSLWVPFQNAATAVTNLYKESVDARQRSYDLGIQIGYQRRNKDVLAWVKKRRRTIRREDLISFLCGKAPPPRTSKASPKLTVVSPSRSPSSDTLSSAETDLQPFREAIALHGLSGAMASISVRSGTPGSPTHVSGSSNAGRRRNGLHDVDLNTFISEEMAIHLDNAGTRKRSSAQCADVITDSPTHKRNRMI is encoded by the exons ATGGAAGATaagaaggaagagggagaagcAGAAATTCAGGAACATGGTCCCGAACATTGGTTCTCAAAATGGGAGCGGCAGTGCTTGGCAGAGGCCGAGCAGGGAGAATTAAACGAAGAAGAGACTGATCAAAATCAGGAAAAACTGTGGCACCTGTTCCAGAATTCCGCCACAGCAGTTGCTCAACTCTACAAAG atcGTGTTTGCCACCAACAAGGTTTATCTCTCTGGGTACCCTTTCAAAATGCTGCTACAGCAGTCACCAATCTTTACAAAG AGAGCGTGGATGCACGTCAGAGAAGCTATGACCTAGGAATTCAGATTGGTTACCAGCGGCGCAATAAGGATGTTTTGGCATGGGTCAAGAAACGAAGGAGAACCATTCGTAGAGAAGATTTGATTAGTTTCCTATGTGGGAAAGCACCACCACCAAGGACTTCTAAAGCTTCACCTAAACTGACGGTGGTGTCTCCCAGCCGGTCTCCTTCGTCAGACACGCTGTCATCCGCAGAGACTGATTTACAGCCTTTCCGCGAGGCCATAGCACTGCACG GGCTAAGCGGAGCGATGGCGAGCATTAGCGTCCGTTCTGGCACTCCCGGTTCGCCGACCCATGTCAGTGGCAGCTCCAACGCTGGCCGCAGGAGAAACGGACTCCACGACGTTGACTTGAACACTTTCATCTCAGAAGAGATGGCCATCCATCTCGATAACGCAGGCACCAGGAAACGGAGCTCCGCTCAGTGTGCCGACGTCATCACAGACTCGCCAACCCATAAACGCAACAGGATGATATGA